One Sediminicola sp. YIK13 DNA segment encodes these proteins:
- a CDS encoding serine hydrolase domain-containing protein, with product MKGVVLAFIFGLIYISVNAQASHYFPSKNSVWEQRSPKDFKIKIELLEEAVSFAQANEYSGSKDLRIAILQGFKSEPFHKILGPTKKRGGPVGMILKNGYLIKGWGDTKRVDMTFSVTKSFLSTMAGLAVDKGLISHVDDKVGDYIWDGTFDGQHNSKISWRHLLQQNSDWSGELWGGKDWADRPPKEGGLDDWKYRTLQEPGTVMEYNDVRVNVLAYALTHVWRKPLPMVLKTELMDKIDASTTWRWFGYDHAWTEVDGVQMKSVTGGGHSGAGLFINTEDMARFGLLFLNNGKWGNDQLISKNWITDAITPSGPNPNYGFMWWLNTKGDRNWKQLSDKIYYAAGFGGNFIVIDKKNDVVVVTRWLEPSMIEEFMEKVYLALD from the coding sequence ATGAAAGGAGTGGTACTGGCGTTTATTTTTGGACTGATATATATATCAGTGAATGCCCAAGCATCTCACTATTTCCCATCTAAAAACAGTGTATGGGAGCAAAGAAGCCCAAAAGATTTCAAAATAAAAATTGAACTTTTAGAAGAGGCAGTCTCTTTTGCGCAGGCTAACGAATATAGCGGTTCAAAAGATTTACGTATCGCAATTCTTCAAGGGTTTAAAAGCGAACCATTCCACAAAATTTTGGGTCCAACCAAAAAACGTGGGGGACCGGTAGGTATGATCCTTAAAAACGGATATCTCATTAAGGGCTGGGGAGATACCAAAAGGGTAGATATGACCTTTAGTGTTACCAAAAGTTTTCTTTCTACAATGGCTGGCCTGGCCGTTGACAAGGGGTTAATCTCCCATGTGGATGATAAGGTTGGTGACTATATTTGGGATGGAACCTTTGACGGGCAGCACAATAGTAAAATTAGCTGGAGGCATTTGTTACAACAAAATTCTGACTGGTCTGGAGAACTTTGGGGAGGTAAGGATTGGGCAGATAGGCCGCCAAAAGAAGGGGGTCTTGACGATTGGAAATATAGAACCTTGCAGGAACCCGGTACGGTTATGGAATACAACGACGTACGTGTAAATGTACTGGCTTACGCCTTAACTCATGTTTGGCGGAAACCTTTGCCAATGGTGCTAAAAACGGAACTAATGGACAAGATAGATGCCAGTACCACATGGCGATGGTTTGGGTACGACCATGCGTGGACGGAAGTTGATGGAGTTCAAATGAAATCTGTCACTGGTGGCGGTCACTCGGGGGCGGGATTATTTATCAATACGGAAGATATGGCGCGGTTTGGTTTGCTGTTCCTGAACAATGGAAAATGGGGGAATGATCAGTTGATTAGTAAAAACTGGATCACGGATGCGATTACTCCTTCTGGCCCCAACCCAAATTATGGGTTTATGTGGTGGCTAAATACCAAGGGTGATAGGAATTGGAAACAGCTATCGGACAAAATCTACTATGCCGCAGGGTTTGGTGGTAATTTTATTGTAATTGATAAAAAGAACGATGTAGTTGTGGTGACGAGGTGGTTAGAACCCTCAATGATAGAAGAATTTATGGAAAAGGTGTA